Within the Tursiops truncatus isolate mTurTru1 chromosome 19, mTurTru1.mat.Y, whole genome shotgun sequence genome, the region GGATTGGAACCCAAGATTGACAGTGTCCGAACTACAAGCTCACTGGCTgccttcttcatctttttttttttttagtttatttatttatatttatttatttattttgggctgcgttgggtcttcattgctgcttgcgggctttctctggttgcagtgagcaggggctactcttcgttgaggagcacaggctctaggcgcccgggcttcagtagttgtggtgcatgggcttcagtagttgtgacgtgcaggcttcagtagttgtggcgcacgggcttcagtagttgtggctcacgggcgctAGAGTAcagcaggctcagtaattgtggcacaggggctgagttgctctgtggcatgtgggatcttcccggaccagggctcgaacccgtgtcccctgcattggcaggtggattcttaactaccgcttcaccagggaagtccctgaaggcgtattcctaaccactgtgccaccagggaagtcccatcagtATATTTGGAAAAATCCACAAGTCTGgtactttcctggcggtccagtgtttaagactccatgcttccactgcagggggccccggttcgatccctgtttgggggactaagatcccacatgccgcacggccaaataaaaaaaatttttttttttaatccacaagTTTGTGACATGGTAATAGGGGCTGGTGTATCAGCTCACGATTAGCTGTGGGTCTAATCAGCGATGAGTGAACAATCCCTAGAAATTCCAAAACAACCGAAGTGTGAGAACATCAGCGATTCCTCTTGCTGACAGTCTAAAATCCCTGCTCTCGTGGAGCTCATGTTCTCGTGAGGGAGATCGTCGCTGAAGCAGAGAAATGTGAAATATGTAGAGTGGTGATAAAGAcagcagagaagaataaagcagCGATAATGGATAAACCGTGGgagatcagggagggcttctcagaggaggtgacatttgggtGGGGAcctgaaggaggggagggagggagccactTGGATCCCTGGAGGAGACAGCATTCCCGATGGAGGAACaagaagtgcaaaggccctgaagttgGATGGTTGTATGAGGAACAGCgaagaggccagtgtggctggagctgagtgagcaaaggggagagagaaggaggtgaGGGCAAAGGGAGCCCGCAGATCGTTCAGGGTCTTGTGGGCCACTCTGAGGGCTTTGGCTTCTACTTGGAGTGAGAGAAGAACCAAGGAGTGTTGTGAGCAGAGGAGTTTCATGAACTcgtttaagttttaaaattattattactgataataaattattattagtattggtgttattgttttattattactattcccaTGTTAGGAAGGGAGACAGGGATGGAGTTTGAACCCGGGAACGGGAGCCCGCGCACTCACCCATCTCACAAAGGCGCCCTGCCACTCCCCACCGGGGGGCGCCAGAGGCCCGGCGCCCGGTTTcgtggggggtgcgggggggtgCGGGGGCGCCTTGTCCCGCCCCTCCcgtccctcctccctgctctcgGCCCCACCCGGCTCAGACGGCTCCGGACTGGACCGCGAGCACAGGCCGATCCGCGGGCGCCTTGAATCCCCGCGGGACCCCCGCCCAGCTCGTCCGCCCGGTCCAGCCGCCTGCGCGCCCCATCGGTGAGTGGTCCCCGACCGCAGATGTCGCCTCCCAGCCTCCGCCCGCGGAGCCCCCGAGTCTGCCTTGGCTCTGAGTTATTTCCCTGCTCGCCAAAGACCCTCAGTCCCCACCCCAGTCACTGTGTAACGGTCTCCCGGGTCTCCCCACTCCCTTCCGAAACCTCCctgtctcccccactccccccagccccttccagTCTTAACAGTGTCCCccactctcctcctcccttccagtGTCTCCCACTCCCTCATCCTCTCAGCCAGAGGGGATCCCCTCCTTGGGGTCTCCCTCCACCGCCCTCATCCATCTCTCTCCTATTtggtccctcctcccacccacaaGCTCCTCTCCTACCTCACCAACCCGATCGCCTGTCCAGTCAACCCCAAAGCGGCCTCCCCAAGATGTCCCCCAGGTCCCTCCCTGCATAGGGCACCACCCAGGGCTCCCTCCCTCTGCCAACATCCCAGGTCCTGGCTCCAGCCTCTCCTTCACCTCTCTGGCATACCTTCCCcgaattcttttccttttttttttttttaagtatcattatgattttatgtattttaacatatttgattTGCAGTTATTTTTGATGTTCAGATTGTCCCATCTTTGGCCAGCGGAAGTCCTGTCTAGCTGAGTCTGTGTCCCTGTGACATGCCCCATCTGTGTTTGAGCACTTCCCCACTGTCTGACCCAGGCTCACTTGTTCTTTCCCCACCTCAGCcccagaatcagccatttcttcaagaagcctcagtttctcttttagTGGAAAATGGAATTTAGAGACTCCAATCTGACGAAAAGTTGGTCCTGTGAAAAGATCAGTGCAATTATAAACGTCCAGTTCGACTGATcaagggggaaaaagaagaaaaagcagacgCAAACGACTGAtaccaggaatgaaagaggggacatcactacagatcccacaGAGCATGAAAGGATAGTAAGGAAATGTAGAGAACATGATCTGGGCGCTGCAAGTGCTCACTGCTGCTGGGTTGGTAGTTATTTCCCTCCCTAACTCCTTAGACCTATGATAGGAGTGCAGGATCTGCGGTCAGGTGGCCTGGAGTCCCAGCTTCAGCACTTTCTAGCaaagtgatcttgggcaagttattgcTATCTTCTTGAACCTACATTTCCTTGTCagaaaagtggggataataacagccCTACCTGACaaggtttttgtgaagattaaatgagttagagCAGTGTCTGGCATGCAGTGATCATAAATGTTACATTCTTATGAATGCCCAAGCCCCATCATGATCTGGGGGGACCCAGGCAGTAGTTCAGACTCGTTTCTCATCCTTGTGCCCACGTGTCCAGCCACTCTGTCCATCCATTCCACAGCTCCAGGTCATGATATTCCCCACCCTCTCTGCCTAAATGCCCTTGTCATGCCCACTCTTTAGGGAGCAGCTCAAAAGTCAGCCCAGCCAGAGCTTTCCCAATCCTGTGGTTGGCTCACCACGTCCCCCTCTGGTGCCTACAAGTCCACTTGCCCGGCATTTCCCAAGCATCATTGACTGCTTGGTGCCCAGGTTCTGTCCTCACTGGAGGCTCTGACTgtgcggggctgggggcgggggggctggtCTCTGAAGTATTTTTGCATTCATAGCTCTTGACACATGGTGTGATTTCAGTGAAATTGTGCAAAGTaatgggaggggtggaggagaaagaaaaagatgaaggaatACACTTCTTCCAATCAGCTTCTGCATCGTTCCCTTTGTTTATCTCTTGGTCTTCCACCATCAATCCCCCTTCTTCAATCATGCCATTGTTACTCTGTTTCTCTTCCTCCAGCTGGAATAATCACCTTCCTCCTTCAGCCATCAACTCCTACCATCCACCAACAGTGCTCTAAGAAGCTCCCCTTCCCTACCCATCTTTCTCCATCTATTCGACCTCCTggctctctttcttctccacctCTTCCTCCAGGCAGTCCCCCATCAACATCCTCTCCTCCCACAGGTAGCTCTCCCCCTGTGCATCTCCATCAGCGAGCTCAGCAGGCAGTGTGCAGCCACCATGTTCAGCTGGCTGAAGCGGGGCGGGGCTCGGGGTCAGCAGCCCGAGGCCATCCGCACGGTGACCTCAGCCCTCAAGGAGCTGTACCGTGAAAAACTGCTGCCTCTCGAGGAGCACTACCGCTTCGGGGCCTTCCATTCACCAGCCCTGGAGGATGCTGACTTTGACGGCAAGCCCATGGTGCTGGTGGCCGGCCAGTACAGCACGGGCAAGACCAGCTTCATCCAGTACCTGCTGGAGCAGGAGGTGCCCGGCTCCCGGGTCGGGCCCGAGCCCACCACCGACTGCTTCGTGGCCGTCATGCATGGTGACACCGAGGGCATCGTGCCTGGCAACGCCCTCGTCGTTGACCCAGACAAACCCTTCCGCAAACTCAACCCCTTTGGGAACACCTTCCTCAACAGGTGTGCGGCCAAGAGCCAGGAGTGCATCTTCCTGTCCCtggcccccaaccctgccccatccctgtctgtgtgtctctccttTTCAGCCCCAATTCCCTTCTCTCTACTAGatccttcctcttcctgccttctCTAGGGGAGCAGTTAAGCCAGGGACGCATGGGTTCAACCGCTGTctagctgggtggccttgggcaagtgacttaacctctctgtttctctcctatcctcatctggaaaatggtgaTAACCATCCCTGAACCTGATTCTCCTCGGTGCAGTCCTGGGTTCCCTTCTTATGTGTCCTCTCCTCCCGCCCCTCCCTGCACTGACCCCTGACTTTCCCTCTACGCCAGGTTCATGTGCGCCCAGCTCCCCAATCAGGTCCTGGAGAGCATTAGTATCATCGACACCCCAGGCATCCTGTCGGGGGCCAAACAGAGAGTGAGCCGCGGTGAGTGAGGCCCGGATCTCTGGGTctgagtggggaggggctgggggcctggacttTTGGGTCTGAGGCGGGAGGGTCCCAGGGTCTCTGCTAGGACTTGGGCCTGTGTCCGCGGGCCCTGAGCTGGTGGGGTAGCAGAAGGGAGCTGGTGGAAGGCTGTGATTCCTCCATGTTGGCACACGTTGAAGGGTGGGGGAGGCGTGTGGGTGAACACGTGCGAATGGGCTGCAGTTGCATATCTGGGTGGGTCTggaggatggaggaggagagatcaagagaggcagagagagatacACAAAGTCAAAGATGGACAGAGATTCAGAGAGCGAGGCAGAGATACAGAGAGGCAGGAGACCCAGCGAGGAGGCCGAGCCGGGCAGGCAGGCCCTGGGCCCGTGTGAGCTCTTGGCTCTGTGTCTGGGCCCCAGATGGGGCTGAGCAGGACCTGGGAAGGGGAATCTGGGCGGGCGCCAAGGGCGGCCTGGAATTTATAAACAGCTGTGCAGGGGGAGCGTAGAGGGGAGGGGGTGAATTCCAGCGGGGCCTCCGAGGGAGCCCGGCCCCCACCCTCATTCCACCCAGCATTTCTGTCCCCTTCCACCCCTGTCCCACAAGGCCTCGGAGGCCAGAAACTGGGGCAAAGGAGGCTGCAGTGTGGGACAGAGGGGAGTGGGAGGCCACTGCAGGGAGGCAAGGAGGCTGGGCCCCGGGGGGAGGGCGCGGACGGTTCCGGGAGTCCCTGGCCGCTGCCCAGGCGGTGCCTGTTCCCCGGAAGAGGGGCAGGAGGCAGCTGCAGAAgcaatggtgggggtggggagcttgGGGCGTGGGCCTGGGAGAGTCGGAGGGGAGGGAGGCCTCCAAGCCAGGGCAGGGGTGCAGGGTGGGAGCCCAAAGGAAGTGGGGAAGAGCAGAGAACAGGGTCTCCTTCCCTTTCAGCAGAGGTAGGGGAAGAGGAGAGTCCGCCCATCTGTCTGTAAGgatgcgtgtgtgtgagtgtctgGGAGTCTGTGCCCGCGATTGTGGCAGGGTGTGACTTTGTGTGCAGCTCTGAGGGACTCCGGGGGGCTTTGTGGGATTGTGTGGGACAGTGACTGGTGGTGTTTCCATATGTGGTTGTATTGtgaaatgtgtgtgtgagtgtgttggGCAAGGGAACTCTTCTGTGACTGTGTGGATCATGTAGTGTGTGTCTGGGAAAGTGTGTAATTGTGGGTGTGACTCTGAGGTGTCGGGGCTGTGCTTGGGATTGTACCTGTGTGTGACCGTGTAGGAAAGACTGAGGGGATTTTGTTGGATTGGTGTGACCACATGTGATTGTATCTCTGTATACAGTTGTGCCCTTGTGTGTACAgtgagggggtgtgtgtgtgtatgtgcgtgagTGTATCTTTTGTGTAACTATATATGATTGTGTCTCTACTTtggtgcgtgtgcgcgtgtgcacgGGCTTGCGTGTGCCCGCTGCTCTTACTCTGTGCGGGTCTCACGTCTTTGCAATTGTGTGACCACGGATATCTGTGTAGGTTCCAGATTGTGAGTGGGGGTGTGTTTGGGAGTGTGCATCTTGTAGTGTGCGGCTCTGATGGTGTCCAGGTGTACGCTCCTGAGTGcacgagtgtgtgtgtgcacgtgtgtgtgtatgtgtgtgtgcactggtGGAGCATGcggcctctgcctggaatatctGTGAAGGCCACATGTGTGTGGTTGTAGCATAGTGGAGCCTTCTGGCGGGGTTCAGATCTGGCCTCTGCTCCTCCTAAACTGTGGGACCTTGGCTgagccacttaacctctccaggcctcagttttctcatctgtaaaacgggaacgTGATAGTATCAGCCTCATAGGTTGCCCTGAGGGTTCAATTTAAATGTCGAAATGTATGAAGCACTTAGAGCAGTATTTGGCACACGCTAGGTGCTATGGAAGTGCCCATGATGACTGCTTTCCCTCTGCAAGGCTGTCGTTGTGCGCCCCCGGGCGCCTCTCTGCCACGTCTCCGGTTCCCGCGCTGACTcaacctccctccctctgtccctccctgcaTGAGACACACTTTCCAAAGCCGGGccgctgtgtgtgtttgtgtagacattggggagggaggaggggccccaGCTGCTGATGACCTGGCCCTTTCTCCCCGCAAAACAGTGTCACCCACGCCCACCGCATCCCATCCAGTCCCCAGTGGCTGcaggagcctgcttcctcccatGCAGGATTGGCCTGGCACCAGCTCCCCAGCAGAGCATGGAGGCCCACGGGGCTGCTGCTCTGTTGCTTCCTACCTGCGTATCTGGAGTaaatcccttaacctctctgttcctcagtttccccttttggAAAATGGGGGTCATAAGGGTGCCTGTCTCCTGGGGTCGTTTTGAAGATTCAATAAGTTGCATCGGGAAGAGCATGAGGTGACTTCGGGTGAATCAGCAATGGCTCCCTGTTCTGCCCGTTAACTCCTCCATCCCCCAGGTTGCCACtctgttccctcctcctggaagccctccctgaccacccaggCTGGGTCAGGTGCTCCCCTCTGGGCTGCTGCATCCCAGCCTGACCACTCTGGACTGTGAGCCCAGTAAGGACAGACCTGGGGCTGCCTGAGCcacactgtgtccccagcacagagcaggcGGCTCTGGGCGTGGCTCCTGGATGACCCCCCCAGCGGTGTCTCACAGGCATCATGAGTAATGTTTACTGCTTACCATGCGCCTAGCACcgtttttttaatgagttttattgtggtataatttacATGCCTAAAGCTcactcattttaagtgtatagttcagtgccaggcactgtttaagCTCTTTATATATCTTAGCTCATGtgtattacttaaaaatttttttttaattttatttatttatttggccgtgcggcgtgtgggatcttagttcccccaccagggatcgaacccgcgccgcctgcattggaagcaaggagtcttaaccactgggccaccagggaagtcccctcatgtGTATTCTTTTAATCTTCACACAGTTCTAGGAGGTAGGTCCTATGATGATTTCCATTTTactgaggaggaaacagaggttcagagaggttaccTGCTTGCTTTAGGTCACCTAGCTGATGGGGGCAGAGCCGGGATTCAAACGCGGGTCTTCCCAACTGCCAAGTCGGGGGGTCTCAACTGCTCCTCTCTCCCAAGCATCACttgttgctgaatgaatgagcgcacaagcaaaaaagcaaacagcgtgaatgaatgagtgagtgaggaaatgaaaggtgaaaggaatgaatgaatggacccAGGAGCCAGCTGTTGGGATGGGTGCCCCACGAAGGCAAGGACCTTGTCTGAGTGTTCTCTGTGGGACCCCCCCCAGTGCccaggacagggcctggcacacagaagactcagtaaatgttgtgaataaatttaaaatatttaacatctgCTATGGCAAGAGCGTAACCAGGGCCCGAGTGAAATCTTTAGTTGCTGGATGGTGGGGAGATCTGACAGatcctggggaggggctggggtgacGGAGGCACTCGGGGGCCTTGcggggggtaggggtggtgggTTGTCCATAGAAGCACAGGGAGTCTATTAGGAACACTTGAGTGTTTCAATCACTGGGCCAATGCCCGCTGCTAATATCTGcctaaagaatgaatgaaaaaggggAGGGTGTGACTGTCGCCTGTAGTAGATGGCTTGAGAGACGGGAGCCAGAGTGATGGGGGAAATTCTGAAGGCTGTGGGGACAGAGCTGTGGGGCACTCTCGGGGCCTCAGCTGTTTCTCACAGACAAAAATTTCGAAGGTTAACAACCTGAACGTCCGGTACAGTCTAACTTGAGTCCAAAGGAACGGCTGCATCCCCGTGGCTGGAGGTCCGGGTGCTGACCTCTGCCCCCGGCGCCCATGTATCACCCCCTCCCCCTAGGCTACGACTTCCCGGCAGTGCTGCGCTGGTTCGCCGAGCGCGTGGACCTCATCATCCTACTCTTCGATGCTCACAAGCTGGAGATCTCAGACGAGTTCTCGGAGGCCATCGGCGCCCTGCGAGGCCACGAGGACAAGATCCGTGTGGTGCTCAACAAGGCCGACATGGTGGAGACGCAGCAGCTGATGCGCGTCTATGGGGCGCTCATGTGGGCGCTGGGCAAGGTGGTGGGCACGCCCGAGGTGCTGCGCGTCTACATCGGCTCCTTCTGGTCCCAGCCCCTCCTGGTACCCGACAACCGGCGCCTCTTCGAGCTGGAGGAGCAGGACCTCTTCCGCGACATCCAGGGCCTGCCGCGCCACGCCGCACTGCGCAAGCTCAACGATCTGGTGAAGAGGGCCCGGCTGGTGCGGGTGAGCAGTGATGGGGGGCTGGCTGAGCAGTAAccggggctggggaggcagcgGCAGCTCTTGCCTTTCCTCTGATCCTCCTCTAACGTGACTGCTGGTCCCTGGCATCAACTCTCTGATTAGCTAAGTTCTCTAATCTGAGAAAGTTCTCCTGCTGTGCCTGGCCCTGTGGCgggtggtgctgggaacacagcGGTGACCAAGGCAGTCCAGGGGAGAAGACCACCGCATCCCCAGACAGTGACCATCCAACATGGTCAGGGCTGAGACTGGGGAGCCCAGGGGAAATCCaggagggcttcttggaggagagGGCATCTGAGCTGCAAACTGGAGGATGAGGAGGACGAAGAGGGGAAGAGATTCTAGAAAGCAGGACCAGCAAGTGCGTGGACTGGAGATGAGAACATGGCCAGttcaaggaagaggaaaagatgtCAGTGTTGAAGCCAGTGTAGACAGTGGGAGTAACTGAATCTGAGGctaggggcaggggtggggtggggtgggtgaa harbors:
- the EHD2 gene encoding EH domain-containing protein 2, producing MFSWLKRGGARGQQPEAIRTVTSALKELYREKLLPLEEHYRFGAFHSPALEDADFDGKPMVLVAGQYSTGKTSFIQYLLEQEVPGSRVGPEPTTDCFVAVMHGDTEGIVPGNALVVDPDKPFRKLNPFGNTFLNRFMCAQLPNQVLESISIIDTPGILSGAKQRVSRGYDFPAVLRWFAERVDLIILLFDAHKLEISDEFSEAIGALRGHEDKIRVVLNKADMVETQQLMRVYGALMWALGKVVGTPEVLRVYIGSFWSQPLLVPDNRRLFELEEQDLFRDIQGLPRHAALRKLNDLVKRARLVRVHTYIISYLKKEMPSVFGKENKKKQLILKLPVIFAKIQLEHHISPGDFPDCQKMQELLMAHDFTKFHSLKPKLLEALDEMLTHNIAKLMPLLRQEELESTDVGVQGGAFEGTHMGPFIERGPDEVLEDGEEGSDDEAEWVVTKDKSKYDEIFYNLAPSDGKLSGTKAKTWMVGTKLPNSVLGRIWKLSDVDRDGMLDDEEFALASHLIEAKLEGHGLPTNLPRRLVPPSKRRHKGSAE